In the genome of Paenibacillus pabuli, one region contains:
- a CDS encoding TetR/AcrR family transcriptional regulator — translation MSVTKQDIIRSASKMFKEKGFLATSIQEIAQDCSIAKGSVYKYFPSKEDLLCAVFDECQTVYFDRAEYLKQTKTGTPKERLVNQIVFRFQYFIEYSHIMVDFIDLPITQYATFRSLRNHVRARMMEWHRYWLLEVYGERIESFLWDLIFIYRAILKDYLQRIIFEVKLLSIEDTAWFIVDIMDALVEHMSRSGSKGLLGQTAFTKFIHSDSKDWNNEKERIIEELFGRVTALLEAWPGGLARRRELQEIVQLLGTEISQTQPKRSLIQALCAYLEQEQELRSPVIQLKQIVLEE, via the coding sequence ATGAGTGTAACCAAACAGGATATTATTCGTTCGGCTTCTAAGATGTTTAAAGAAAAAGGATTTCTGGCGACCTCAATTCAGGAAATTGCTCAGGACTGTTCCATTGCAAAGGGCTCGGTGTACAAGTATTTTCCGTCCAAAGAGGATTTATTGTGCGCGGTTTTCGACGAGTGCCAGACGGTTTATTTTGATCGGGCTGAGTACCTGAAACAAACCAAGACGGGCACTCCCAAGGAGCGGCTCGTCAATCAAATCGTATTTCGCTTTCAATATTTTATTGAATACAGTCACATTATGGTTGACTTCATAGACCTTCCTATTACGCAGTACGCAACTTTCCGTTCACTAAGGAATCATGTTCGCGCCCGTATGATGGAGTGGCATAGATACTGGCTACTTGAAGTTTATGGTGAGAGAATTGAATCGTTTCTCTGGGATCTAATTTTTATATACCGCGCGATTCTGAAGGACTATCTGCAGCGCATCATCTTCGAGGTGAAGCTACTGTCGATAGAGGATACAGCTTGGTTCATCGTCGATATAATGGATGCGCTAGTCGAACATATGTCTAGGTCAGGTTCGAAGGGGCTACTTGGACAAACCGCATTCACAAAATTTATCCATTCAGATTCAAAGGACTGGAATAACGAAAAAGAAAGAATTATCGAAGAATTGTTCGGCAGAGTGACCGCGCTGCTTGAGGCTTGGCCCGGCGGGCTCGCTCGGCGGAGGGAACTGCAAGAGATTGTTCAATTGCTGGGGACGGAGATCTCTCAGACTCAGCCCAAGAGATCGCTCATTCAGGCGCTTTGCGCCTACTTGGAACAAGAACAGGAGCTGAGAAGTCCGGTCATTCAGTTGAAGCAAATTGTCCTGGAAGAGTGA